A stretch of the Serratia marcescens genome encodes the following:
- a CDS encoding SrfA family protein, giving the protein MVKPFLRSGSLDDVLALGENGQPVYACAQQLRETLRLRRQQQAADCLAIPQPNESGTRIDWYAPFPGKVTSWLAASDAQRAQAVRHLEHCLTTFRSLTEQAQATDHPSHRLFGALLAKAMHMPDPNHVYLVDDRPVLTFWGFIKPQAQSPDDPLACLRPIEAEVKVEVEKPAPIAAAPRKPAIVEPVKPAPAAESEPVPAPAAPIESPAAVRPRRRHALWLLPVLLLGSAALAAWLHRSPPPQPAMPTEVQHPAPPEKTAAPLPKLRLPLAHATLMPPPSAPVIPQPADKNALVLPPEAVKAGSTRFLNGKWRATVALKDPITGKRPSLQYRLNAGKGNAIIAYGDGVSCRVAVEAGLMQSGNLVINSRTKARCSDGSRYQIPEIVCRQGETGAAECTGRYDADTTYPMTFKRESK; this is encoded by the coding sequence GTGGTGAAACCCTTCTTACGCAGTGGCAGTTTGGATGATGTGCTGGCTTTAGGCGAAAACGGGCAACCGGTTTACGCCTGTGCGCAGCAGCTGCGGGAAACCCTGCGTCTTCGCCGGCAGCAGCAGGCCGCCGACTGTCTGGCGATCCCCCAACCGAACGAAAGCGGCACCCGCATCGACTGGTATGCGCCCTTCCCCGGCAAAGTCACCTCCTGGCTAGCGGCGAGCGACGCCCAGCGCGCGCAGGCGGTGCGCCACCTGGAACACTGCCTGACGACCTTCCGCAGCCTGACGGAACAGGCCCAGGCGACCGATCACCCCAGCCATCGCCTGTTCGGCGCGCTGCTGGCCAAAGCGATGCACATGCCCGATCCCAACCACGTTTATCTGGTGGACGACCGGCCGGTGCTGACCTTCTGGGGCTTTATCAAGCCGCAGGCGCAGAGCCCGGACGATCCGTTGGCCTGCCTGCGCCCGATCGAAGCAGAGGTGAAAGTCGAAGTGGAAAAACCGGCGCCGATCGCCGCCGCTCCGCGTAAACCGGCCATTGTCGAACCGGTAAAACCGGCCCCGGCCGCCGAGTCCGAACCGGTGCCTGCCCCGGCAGCGCCTATCGAATCCCCTGCCGCCGTTCGCCCACGCCGGCGCCACGCGCTGTGGCTGTTGCCCGTACTGCTGCTAGGCAGTGCGGCGCTGGCCGCCTGGCTGCATCGCTCACCACCGCCGCAACCGGCGATGCCGACTGAGGTGCAGCATCCGGCGCCGCCGGAAAAAACCGCCGCGCCGTTGCCTAAGCTGCGTTTGCCGCTGGCGCACGCGACGCTGATGCCGCCGCCATCGGCGCCGGTCATCCCGCAGCCGGCGGACAAAAATGCGCTGGTGCTGCCGCCCGAGGCGGTGAAGGCCGGCTCCACCCGTTTCCTTAACGGCAAATGGCGCGCCACGGTGGCGCTGAAAGATCCGATCACCGGCAAACGCCCCAGCCTGCAATACCGCCTGAACGCAGGCAAAGGCAACGCCATCATCGCCTACGGCGACGGCGTCAGCTGCCGGGTGGCGGTCGAAGCCGGGCTGATGCAGTCCGGCAATCTGGTGATCAACAGCCGCACCAAGGCGCGCTGCAGCGACGGCAGCCGCTACCAGATCCCGGAGATCGTTTGCCGCCAGGGCGAAACCGGCGCGGCGGAGTGCACCGGCCGCTACGATGCGGACACCACCTATCCCATGACGTTCAAGCGCGAGAGTAAATGA